In one Achromobacter spanius genomic region, the following are encoded:
- a CDS encoding ASCH domain-containing protein has protein sequence MTKPNIKPPAPYEDAVTFRFGDSPELADELLALVLAGTKTATCGALHHFDDEEPVPQAGRRDVVLDGQGRPACVIETTGVLIQRFDQVDEAFALAEGEGPYPVWRDAHIAYFERNGGYAPDMMLVCERFRVVEVFAR, from the coding sequence ATGACCAAACCAAACATCAAGCCGCCCGCCCCATACGAAGACGCCGTGACGTTTCGATTCGGCGATTCGCCCGAACTCGCCGACGAATTGCTCGCGCTGGTTCTGGCGGGCACGAAGACGGCCACCTGCGGCGCGCTGCATCACTTCGACGACGAAGAACCCGTACCCCAAGCGGGCCGGCGCGATGTCGTGCTGGATGGCCAGGGCCGCCCCGCCTGCGTCATCGAAACCACCGGCGTGTTGATCCAGCGCTTTGACCAGGTCGACGAAGCCTTCGCGCTGGCCGAAGGCGAGGGCCCGTACCCCGTCTGGCGCGATGCGCACATTGCCTACTTTGAACGCAACGGCGGATATGCGCCGGACATGATGCTGGTGTGCGAGCGCTTTCGCGTCGTAGAGGTCTTTGCGCGTTAG
- a CDS encoding cupin domain-containing protein: MSRPEFIKHWTELETPDAHYYQGDTEPMALDAPLSAALGITRIGIHHVRLLPGRRTSYPHAESTEQEFVFVLQGKPDVWIDGVLHPIAEGDSVAFPAGTGICHTFINNTQDEVRLMVVGEPTREDNRVRFPLNEAYESTRVNRWVDWPIRPLGDHDGKPD; this comes from the coding sequence ATGAGCCGACCGGAATTCATCAAGCACTGGACCGAACTCGAAACCCCCGATGCGCATTACTACCAGGGCGATACCGAACCCATGGCGCTGGACGCGCCGCTTTCCGCAGCGCTCGGCATCACGCGCATCGGCATTCATCACGTCAGGTTGTTGCCCGGTCGACGCACCTCATATCCGCACGCCGAAAGCACCGAGCAGGAATTCGTCTTCGTGCTTCAAGGCAAGCCCGATGTCTGGATCGACGGCGTGCTGCATCCCATCGCCGAAGGGGATTCCGTTGCGTTTCCCGCCGGCACCGGCATCTGCCATACCTTCATCAACAACACGCAGGACGAAGTCAGGTTGATGGTGGTCGGCGAACCGACACGCGAGGACAATCGTGTGCGCTTCCCGCTCAACGAAGCGTATGAGAGTACCCGCGTGAACCGCTGGGTAGACTGGCCCATCAGGCCGCTGGGCGACCATGACGGGAAGCCGGACTGA
- a CDS encoding class I SAM-dependent DNA methyltransferase: protein MPSPADDVIALYQDHAAAFEALRGTELVELGWLTKFLSLLPGPHPHVLDIGCGNGVPIARHLIESGCSITGIDTSLPLLSRAQSTFPNHRWIAADMRRLPFTEPFHGLIAWHSFFHLSPEDQRPMFSTFGRLAAPGAVLMFTSGTSLGEAIGQFEGKPLYHGSLDRDEYQQLLNANGFTVKQHVENDPACGGATVWLAQRDAD, encoded by the coding sequence ATGCCCTCACCCGCCGACGACGTTATCGCCCTCTACCAAGACCACGCAGCGGCGTTTGAAGCGCTGCGCGGGACGGAGCTTGTCGAACTCGGCTGGTTGACGAAATTCCTGTCATTACTGCCCGGCCCGCACCCGCACGTGCTCGACATCGGCTGTGGCAACGGCGTCCCGATCGCGCGTCATCTGATCGAAAGCGGTTGCTCGATCACGGGGATCGATACGTCGTTGCCCTTGTTGTCGCGGGCGCAATCCACCTTTCCCAACCATCGATGGATCGCCGCCGATATGCGGCGCTTGCCGTTCACCGAGCCCTTTCACGGCTTGATCGCCTGGCATAGCTTCTTTCATCTAAGCCCCGAAGACCAACGGCCCATGTTCAGCACTTTTGGGCGTCTGGCGGCGCCCGGGGCGGTGCTGATGTTTACCAGCGGTACGTCGCTGGGGGAAGCCATTGGCCAGTTCGAAGGCAAACCGCTTTATCACGGCAGTTTGGATCGCGATGAGTATCAGCAACTGCTCAACGCCAATGGCTTTACCGTGAAGCAGCATGTGGAAAACGATCCGGCTTGCGGTGGAGCGACGGTGTGGCTGGCGCAGCGGGACGCTGACTAG
- a CDS encoding mechanosensitive ion channel domain-containing protein, which translates to MLSCLSMLWQAPAKAAIPLLQTKEPAASSSALTPAALADLLENPEARKALVDELRAQASGTKADPARQSAAAKSGEAAKTAEAKEDAGIPGLQARMAAGVQRFLTGVAADLGQGVDDMRALASGRNLRMDSGTAGQALLPLALAAVATIIAFLLLRMIAMRIYTRIDRWVAHQGAGAEVNAPPQRGVPASMRVLIRRGGAIIGAVAIDAGVVLLAAMAGGAAALWGTPGRGTLDTLAAVFLQAFVAVEIVKVLVRTVFAVRHPHLRLLPMEDELAKYWNGWLVRVVAAAGYGTLLIDPVISATLSPALGRLANMVIMLAVYVYAVRVIWQNRQSVRERLSRRAAHATTFMGSRLNFLSRVWHVLGIGYFTILLVVSQIDPTNALPFMARATAQTLLVIGVSSLLVLLLNTVLAKPIALSADLRRRLPMLEARVNAYVPALLKVLGWIIRIVAVLLIFDAWHAFDLSSWLASDAGGAAIKMVLNIVIVLLIAALVWTVIASIIEHRLSQSEGRGMPTARERTLLALFRNAALIVIVTMTLMVLLSQIGIDVAPLIAGAGVVGLAIGFGAQKLVQDIITGIFIQLENGMNENDVVQVAGVFGTVEKMTIRSVGIRTLDGGYHLVPFSSVDVVANHMRDFSYHLGEYTIAHRESVDDAIEHLRAAFAELMTDSVLGPEILEEITIAGVTAVNDKGVTIRILIKTTPGMQWAVQRGYNRLLKKHFDAAGIELPYPHTVVYFGQDKRGYAPPANVALQTDRPDEGEHARAAGHTRRRLQPEAGGDDAAEVLGNELEARAEPDSEAESPDTHAKPGKQ; encoded by the coding sequence ATGCTGAGTTGCCTGTCGATGCTGTGGCAGGCCCCCGCCAAGGCGGCGATCCCCCTGCTGCAAACCAAGGAACCCGCCGCTTCCTCTTCGGCGCTGACCCCCGCCGCGCTGGCGGATCTGCTGGAAAATCCCGAGGCGCGCAAGGCGCTGGTGGACGAGTTGCGAGCGCAGGCGTCAGGCACCAAGGCGGACCCAGCTCGCCAGTCTGCGGCGGCAAAATCAGGCGAAGCCGCCAAAACCGCTGAAGCCAAAGAAGACGCCGGCATCCCCGGCTTGCAGGCTCGCATGGCCGCTGGCGTGCAGCGTTTCCTGACAGGCGTTGCCGCCGACCTGGGCCAGGGCGTGGACGATATGCGCGCGCTGGCCTCGGGGCGCAACCTGCGGATGGACAGCGGCACGGCGGGCCAAGCCTTGCTGCCCTTGGCGCTGGCCGCCGTGGCCACCATCATCGCCTTCCTTCTGTTGCGCATGATCGCCATGCGGATCTACACCCGCATCGATCGCTGGGTGGCGCACCAAGGCGCGGGGGCAGAGGTCAACGCGCCGCCGCAGCGCGGCGTGCCGGCCTCAATGCGTGTGCTCATCCGGCGCGGCGGCGCCATCATCGGCGCGGTGGCCATCGACGCGGGCGTGGTCCTGCTGGCGGCCATGGCGGGCGGCGCGGCGGCCCTGTGGGGCACGCCGGGACGCGGCACGCTGGACACGCTGGCGGCGGTATTTCTGCAGGCTTTCGTGGCGGTGGAAATCGTCAAGGTGCTGGTCCGCACCGTATTCGCCGTGCGGCATCCGCATCTGCGCCTGCTGCCCATGGAAGACGAATTGGCCAAGTACTGGAACGGCTGGCTGGTGCGCGTGGTTGCCGCGGCGGGTTACGGCACGCTGCTGATCGACCCGGTGATTTCGGCCACGCTGTCGCCCGCCCTGGGCCGGCTGGCCAATATGGTCATCATGCTGGCGGTGTATGTGTACGCGGTGCGCGTCATCTGGCAGAACCGCCAATCGGTGCGCGAACGGCTTAGCCGCCGTGCCGCCCATGCGACCACGTTCATGGGGTCGAGGCTGAATTTCCTGTCGCGCGTGTGGCACGTGCTGGGTATCGGGTACTTCACCATCCTGCTGGTGGTCAGCCAGATTGATCCGACCAACGCGCTGCCTTTCATGGCCCGCGCTACTGCGCAGACCTTGCTGGTCATTGGCGTGAGCAGTCTGCTGGTGCTGTTGCTGAACACCGTACTGGCCAAGCCCATTGCCTTGTCGGCCGACCTGCGGCGGCGACTGCCGATGCTTGAAGCGCGCGTCAACGCCTATGTGCCGGCCTTGTTGAAAGTGCTGGGATGGATCATCCGCATCGTCGCGGTGCTGCTAATTTTTGACGCCTGGCATGCGTTTGACCTCTCCAGCTGGCTGGCCTCGGATGCCGGGGGCGCTGCGATCAAGATGGTGCTTAATATCGTCATCGTGCTGCTGATTGCGGCGCTGGTCTGGACGGTGATTGCCAGCATCATCGAACACCGCCTTAGCCAGAGCGAGGGGCGCGGCATGCCCACCGCGCGCGAGCGCACGCTGCTGGCGCTGTTTCGCAACGCCGCCCTGATCGTCATTGTGACGATGACGCTGATGGTGCTGCTGTCGCAGATCGGTATCGATGTGGCGCCGTTGATTGCGGGCGCCGGCGTGGTGGGTCTGGCGATTGGCTTTGGCGCGCAGAAGCTGGTGCAGGACATCATCACCGGCATTTTCATTCAGCTGGAAAACGGCATGAACGAGAACGACGTGGTGCAGGTGGCCGGTGTGTTCGGCACCGTCGAGAAGATGACGATACGGTCTGTTGGCATACGCACGCTGGACGGCGGTTATCACCTGGTGCCGTTCTCGTCGGTGGATGTGGTGGCCAACCACATGCGTGATTTCTCGTATCACTTGGGCGAATACACCATCGCGCATCGCGAGAGCGTGGACGACGCCATCGAGCATCTGCGCGCGGCCTTCGCCGAGCTGATGACGGACTCGGTGCTGGGCCCGGAAATCCTGGAAGAGATCACCATTGCGGGCGTCACGGCGGTCAACGACAAGGGCGTGACCATTCGCATCCTGATCAAGACCACGCCCGGCATGCAGTGGGCCGTGCAGCGCGGCTATAACCGCTTGTTGAAGAAGCACTTCGACGCCGCCGGCATCGAGCTGCCCTATCCGCACACCGTGGTTTATTTCGGCCAGGACAAGCGGGGCTACGCACCGCCGGCAAATGTGGCGCTGCAAACCGATCGCCCGGACGAAGGCGAGCATGCCCGCGCCGCCGGGCACACCCGCCGCCGTCTGCAGCCAGAGGCCGGCGGCGACGATGCCGCCGAGGTGCTGGGCAACGAACTGGAGGCGCGCGCGGAGCCGGATTCAGAAGCGGAATCGCCGGATACCCATGCCAAGCCAGGCAAGCAATGA
- a CDS encoding LysE family translocator produces the protein MQTRPRRDMLDIQHYGSFILAILVFQAIPGAGTIAILDATARHGKGAGMAAVLGTIAGDFLFMVAAAAGLAAIMRTHPLVFQGLQWAGVAYLLWLGAQLIRTRPSAQDQEHGRDRSPWVYFRRAFMVSLTNPKVILFFVAFFPLFLKPAASTLTLAVMMLHVTLLSLLYQGALVLIGNAVALRLVTFPGARRLATRFAGLALVGLSIQLAASVT, from the coding sequence GTGCAAACCCGACCCCGACGCGACATGCTCGACATCCAGCACTACGGCAGTTTCATCCTGGCCATCCTGGTATTCCAGGCCATCCCCGGCGCGGGCACCATCGCCATCCTTGACGCCACGGCGCGCCATGGCAAGGGCGCCGGCATGGCCGCGGTGCTGGGCACGATCGCGGGCGACTTCCTGTTCATGGTCGCCGCCGCCGCTGGCCTGGCCGCGATCATGCGGACGCATCCGCTGGTCTTTCAAGGCTTGCAATGGGCCGGGGTGGCGTATCTGCTATGGCTGGGTGCGCAACTGATCCGCACACGTCCCAGTGCGCAGGATCAGGAACACGGGCGCGATCGATCGCCCTGGGTGTATTTTCGGCGGGCGTTCATGGTGAGCCTGACCAACCCCAAGGTGATCCTGTTCTTCGTCGCGTTCTTTCCCTTGTTTCTCAAACCAGCGGCATCCACGCTGACGCTGGCAGTCATGATGCTGCATGTGACCTTGCTAAGCCTGCTCTATCAAGGCGCGCTGGTGCTTATTGGAAACGCCGTGGCGCTGCGCCTGGTAACGTTTCCCGGCGCCAGGCGGCTCGCAACACGGTTTGCCGGCCTGGCGCTGGTGGGCCTGAGCATCCAACTAGCCGCGAGCGTCACCTAG
- a CDS encoding acetylornithine transaminase: protein MEFSQFNVNTLMDITSRPDLVFVSGKGSWLEDHAGKRYLDFVQGWAVNTLGHSAPEMQRALVEQSQKLMNPSPAFYNIPSIELAQRLTGASCFDRVFFANSGGEANEGAIKLARKWGQVKKNGAYKIITMNHGFHGRTLATMSASGKPGWDKMFAPQVEGFPKAELNDLESVKKLIDDKTVAIMLEPVQGEGGVIPATKEFMQGLRKLADENQLLLIVDEVQTGMGRTGKMFAYQHSDVTPDIMTLAKGIGGGVPLAALLARQDACVFSHGDQGGTYNGNPLTTAVGVAVFDALAAPGFMDAVNARSKQLSEGLLALSAKYGMKGERGQGLLRALIMDRDDGPAIVEAARNQNPQGLLLNAPRPNLLRFMPALNVTAEEIDLMLSQLDALIAQVRKA from the coding sequence ATGGAATTCAGCCAGTTCAACGTCAACACCCTCATGGATATCACTTCCCGCCCGGACCTCGTGTTCGTCAGCGGCAAGGGTTCCTGGCTGGAGGATCACGCGGGCAAGCGATACCTGGACTTCGTGCAGGGCTGGGCCGTGAACACGCTGGGCCACTCGGCCCCGGAAATGCAGCGCGCGCTGGTTGAACAGTCGCAAAAGCTGATGAACCCGTCGCCGGCGTTCTACAACATCCCGTCCATCGAGCTGGCCCAACGCCTGACCGGCGCGTCCTGCTTTGACCGCGTCTTCTTCGCCAACAGCGGCGGCGAAGCCAACGAAGGCGCCATCAAGCTGGCGCGCAAGTGGGGCCAGGTCAAGAAAAACGGCGCCTACAAGATCATCACCATGAACCACGGCTTCCACGGCCGCACGCTGGCTACGATGTCCGCATCGGGCAAGCCGGGCTGGGACAAGATGTTCGCTCCGCAAGTGGAAGGCTTCCCCAAGGCCGAACTGAACGACCTGGAATCCGTGAAAAAGCTGATCGACGACAAGACCGTCGCCATCATGCTGGAACCGGTGCAGGGCGAAGGCGGCGTCATCCCCGCTACCAAAGAGTTCATGCAAGGCCTGCGCAAGCTGGCCGATGAAAACCAGCTGCTGCTGATCGTGGACGAAGTCCAGACCGGCATGGGCCGCACCGGCAAGATGTTTGCCTACCAGCATTCCGACGTTACGCCCGACATCATGACGCTGGCCAAGGGCATCGGTGGCGGCGTGCCGCTGGCCGCACTGCTGGCCCGCCAGGACGCCTGCGTGTTCTCGCACGGCGACCAGGGCGGCACGTACAACGGTAACCCGCTGACCACCGCCGTGGGCGTGGCCGTGTTCGACGCCCTGGCCGCCCCGGGCTTCATGGACGCCGTCAACGCGCGTTCCAAGCAGTTGTCCGAAGGCCTGCTGGCCCTGTCGGCCAAGTACGGCATGAAGGGCGAGCGCGGCCAAGGCCTGCTGCGCGCCTTGATCATGGACCGCGACGACGGCCCCGCCATCGTCGAAGCCGCCCGCAACCAAAACCCCCAAGGCCTGCTGCTGAACGCCCCGCGCCCGAACCTGCTGCGCTTCATGCCGGCGCTGAACGTTACGGCCGAAGAAATCGATTTGATGCTGTCGCAACTGGACGCGCTGATCGCACAGGTGCGCAAGGCTTGA
- a CDS encoding sigma-54-dependent transcriptional regulator, which translates to MNDIQVLLIEDDALLGAALLQRLRLEGISAQWVQSCAQAVELFRRTRMRPAFLLADIRLPDGSGEDLYRRLIPHLARTTVVFATAYGDIAQAVRLVAAGANDYLTKPYDADALVARIRTVIAAQPASGSPAVLENPFALDATAHDTAQELERLAASALPVLFEGETGTGKDRAARYVHARSAFSAGPFVAVNCATLTADLVESLLFGHAKGAFSGASAARAGLFSEAAGGTLYLDEVAELTPRAQAALLRVLENGEYRPLGESTSRQTQCRVLASTCADLEAAMAQGRFRADLFYRLAVARIATLPLRSRPGAIEVLASALLDEQPTTGVTFSPDAMQAMHDHAWPGNIREMKNRIARALVMIDGATLHASDLFPERRLTEKQDLATTRLDAEQRAIQQAVSESGGHMGLAAKRLGISRTTLWKKLRAGRDQATALDGGGEDD; encoded by the coding sequence GTGAACGATATACAGGTGCTGCTCATCGAAGACGACGCCTTGCTGGGCGCGGCGCTCTTGCAGCGCTTGCGGCTGGAGGGCATCTCGGCGCAATGGGTGCAAAGCTGCGCGCAGGCGGTCGAGCTGTTCCGCCGTACGCGCATGCGGCCCGCGTTCCTGCTTGCCGATATCCGGCTGCCGGACGGATCGGGCGAAGACCTGTACCGCCGCCTGATTCCGCATCTGGCGCGCACCACCGTGGTCTTTGCCACGGCCTATGGAGACATTGCGCAGGCCGTGCGCCTGGTTGCCGCCGGCGCGAATGATTATCTGACCAAGCCCTATGACGCCGATGCGCTGGTTGCCCGCATACGAACGGTTATCGCCGCCCAGCCCGCCAGTGGCAGCCCTGCCGTGCTGGAGAATCCGTTTGCGCTTGACGCCACGGCCCACGACACCGCGCAGGAACTTGAACGGCTCGCGGCCAGCGCCTTGCCGGTGCTCTTTGAAGGCGAAACCGGAACCGGCAAAGACCGCGCGGCACGCTATGTCCACGCGCGCTCGGCGTTTTCAGCCGGCCCCTTCGTCGCGGTCAATTGCGCCACGCTGACAGCCGACTTGGTCGAGAGCCTGTTGTTCGGACATGCGAAGGGCGCCTTCAGCGGCGCCAGCGCAGCGCGGGCAGGCCTGTTTTCCGAAGCCGCGGGCGGCACCCTGTATCTGGATGAAGTGGCCGAGCTCACGCCCAGAGCGCAAGCCGCCCTGTTGCGCGTGCTGGAAAACGGCGAGTACCGGCCCCTGGGTGAATCCACCAGCCGCCAGACGCAGTGCCGCGTGCTGGCCAGCACTTGCGCGGATCTGGAAGCGGCAATGGCGCAGGGGAGGTTTCGCGCCGATCTCTTCTATCGGCTTGCCGTGGCAAGAATTGCGACCTTGCCGCTCAGAAGCCGGCCGGGCGCGATCGAGGTGCTGGCCAGCGCCTTGTTGGACGAACAGCCCACGACGGGCGTCACGTTTTCGCCGGATGCCATGCAGGCGATGCATGACCATGCCTGGCCCGGCAATATCCGAGAAATGAAGAACCGGATCGCGCGCGCCCTCGTCATGATCGACGGCGCCACGCTACATGCCAGCGACCTGTTTCCTGAAAGACGGCTCACGGAAAAGCAGGATCTGGCCACGACCCGCCTGGACGCCGAGCAACGCGCCATTCAGCAAGCCGTTTCAGAATCCGGCGGCCACATGGGGCTGGCGGCAAAACGGCTGGGCATTTCGCGCACCACCTTATGGAAGAAGCTGCGTGCCGGGCGGGACCAGGCCACGGCGCTCGATGGGGGTGGAGAAGATGATTGA
- a CDS encoding AraC family transcriptional regulator, with amino-acid sequence MSHDYTPDQDSATLPDTRKRTVALLRDLAPTEGYNLTALPSVRILRSDRALSRTPVLYDPGIVIVCQGRKRGYFGGRLYQYDADHYLAVSVPVPFSMETDATPERPLLALYLHLDFTVAAELAAQIGNAGIGDGADLPQSMMSTRMDDRMHASVLRFLEAMHQPIEAAVLGPGLLRELYFRVLTGPQGGAMREALAMRGQFGRIGMSLRQIHADYAKPLDVTQLAKQAGMSVPSFHSHFKAITQVSPMQYVKSTRLHQARLLMVRQDLTAEAAGHAVGYTSTSQFSREFKRLFGLTPAVEAKRMRESFAIPASFADATYVSSH; translated from the coding sequence ATGAGCCATGACTACACCCCGGATCAGGATTCGGCCACGCTGCCCGATACGCGAAAGCGCACGGTCGCGCTGCTGCGCGACTTGGCGCCCACGGAAGGCTATAACCTGACCGCGCTGCCCAGCGTACGTATCCTGCGTTCCGACCGTGCGCTTTCGCGCACCCCGGTTTTGTATGACCCAGGCATCGTGATCGTGTGCCAAGGGCGTAAGCGCGGGTACTTTGGCGGGCGGCTATACCAGTACGACGCGGATCATTATCTTGCCGTCTCGGTACCGGTTCCGTTCAGCATGGAAACCGATGCCACGCCGGAACGCCCGTTGCTGGCGCTGTATCTGCATCTTGATTTCACGGTGGCAGCCGAGCTGGCCGCGCAGATCGGCAACGCGGGCATCGGCGATGGGGCAGACCTGCCTCAGAGCATGATGTCGACGCGGATGGACGACAGGATGCATGCCTCCGTTCTGCGCTTTCTTGAAGCCATGCACCAGCCAATCGAAGCCGCCGTGCTGGGACCGGGCCTGCTGCGCGAACTGTACTTCCGCGTGCTGACCGGGCCACAGGGTGGGGCGATGCGCGAGGCGCTGGCGATGCGAGGGCAGTTTGGCAGGATAGGGATGTCGCTACGGCAGATTCATGCCGACTACGCCAAGCCGCTTGATGTGACGCAGCTTGCCAAGCAGGCGGGCATGAGCGTGCCCAGTTTCCACAGCCATTTCAAGGCGATTACTCAGGTGTCGCCAATGCAGTACGTGAAGTCAACGCGGCTGCATCAGGCAAGGCTGTTGATGGTGCGCCAGGATCTGACCGCTGAAGCGGCGGGCCATGCCGTGGGCTACACGAGCACATCGCAATTCAGCCGCGAGTTCAAGCGGCTTTTTGGCTTGACGCCAGCGGTCGAGGCGAAACGCATGCGCGAGAGTTTTGCGATTCCAGCGTCGTTTGCCGACGCCACGTATGTGTCGTCGCACTGA
- a CDS encoding Lrp/AsnC family transcriptional regulator, protein MARTDKNELDDVAWRLLRALQLDARAPLKTLAEAAGLSVAATAERLKRLQDAGIAQRFTLEVDASKVGYPVKAIVGITATQPGKKALLERLRHAPEVLECHHVAGADSYLMTVVATGLMDLERFIGTINMYGETRTSIIFSTPIERRGLVPPGTQLLP, encoded by the coding sequence ATGGCAAGAACGGATAAAAACGAACTGGACGATGTGGCCTGGCGTTTGCTGCGAGCGCTGCAGCTTGACGCGCGCGCGCCCTTGAAGACGCTTGCCGAGGCCGCCGGCCTGTCTGTCGCGGCGACGGCCGAGCGGCTCAAGCGGCTGCAGGATGCCGGCATCGCGCAACGTTTCACGCTTGAGGTGGATGCGTCAAAAGTCGGCTATCCGGTAAAGGCGATAGTCGGCATCACCGCCACCCAACCCGGCAAGAAAGCCCTGCTTGAGCGGCTGCGCCATGCACCTGAAGTGCTGGAATGCCACCATGTGGCTGGGGCGGATTCCTACCTGATGACGGTGGTGGCCACGGGCTTGATGGACCTTGAGCGTTTTATCGGAACCATCAACATGTATGGCGAAACGCGAACCTCAATCATCTTCTCCACCCCCATCGAGCGCCGTGGCCTGGTCCCGCCCGGCACGCAGCTTCTTCCATAA
- a CDS encoding helix-turn-helix domain-containing protein codes for MPSQASNDPRPLAASSASAASRPLEDAALLRRLLRAKDRMDAASSEAWPVSRLAEVSGVSPAYFARSFKRAFGLPPHRYLLTRRIERAIALLRDTDLSITEIAFDTGWQSLGTFGRIFHDVTGLSPGGMRAQSQAQLQAEPTALARVPACVVKAAQRPDLGSAVLEKRRRAAAATLRESTKEES; via the coding sequence ATGCCAAGCCAGGCAAGCAATGATCCGCGGCCGCTTGCCGCTTCCTCGGCAAGCGCCGCGTCCCGGCCCCTGGAGGACGCGGCGCTGCTACGCCGCCTGCTGCGCGCCAAGGACCGTATGGACGCGGCCTCTAGCGAGGCTTGGCCGGTAAGCCGTCTGGCCGAGGTCAGCGGTGTGTCCCCCGCCTATTTCGCGCGCTCGTTCAAGCGCGCGTTCGGGCTGCCGCCGCACCGTTATCTCCTGACCCGCCGGATCGAGCGCGCCATCGCCCTGCTGCGGGATACCGACCTGAGCATTACGGAGATTGCGTTCGACACCGGTTGGCAGAGCCTGGGTACCTTCGGCCGCATCTTCCATGACGTAACCGGCCTTAGCCCGGGGGGGATGCGGGCGCAGTCTCAAGCCCAGCTTCAAGCTGAACCCACGGCGCTTGCCCGTGTTCCCGCCTGTGTGGTCAAGGCCGCGCAACGTCCCGACCTGGGCAGCGCAGTTTTGGAGAAGCGCCGTCGCGCCGCCGCCGCTACATTGCGTGAATCCACCAAGGAGGAGTCATGA
- a CDS encoding VOC family protein — MSEGINVVGLYVNDQDEALAFYVEKLGFRVHTDVGNGAYRWLTIQHPDQPSFQLGLFKPGPPVHDEATAQTLLAMVAKGAMPPLVLSVTDCRASYARLQVLGVEFTQAPTERYGNVDAGFRDPAGNGWKMIQAG; from the coding sequence ATGAGCGAAGGAATCAATGTTGTCGGCTTGTACGTGAACGATCAGGACGAAGCGCTGGCGTTCTACGTCGAAAAATTGGGCTTTCGGGTACACACGGATGTGGGCAATGGCGCCTACCGCTGGCTGACCATCCAGCACCCGGACCAGCCCTCGTTTCAGCTTGGCCTGTTCAAGCCCGGCCCGCCCGTCCACGACGAGGCCACCGCGCAAACCCTGCTTGCGATGGTCGCCAAAGGCGCGATGCCGCCGTTGGTGTTGTCGGTGACGGACTGCCGCGCCAGCTACGCCAGATTGCAGGTGCTTGGCGTTGAGTTCACGCAAGCGCCAACGGAACGTTACGGCAATGTGGACGCCGGGTTCCGCGACCCCGCCGGCAATGGGTGGAAGATGATCCAGGCCGGGTAG
- a CDS encoding oxidoreductase — translation MALSKIFLITGVSSGFGRALAQEALAAGHTVVGTVRSAEAKRDFESLSEAAHGRVLDVTHFDRIDDVVSEIETSVGPIDVLVNNAGYGHEGVMEESPLSEMRRQFDVNVFGAVAMMKAVLPFMRARRRGHILNITSMGGHLTMPGIAYYCGSKFALEGISETLGKEVKPLGIAVTAVAPGSFRTDWAGRSMTRTPRSIPDYDTIFDPIRQAREEKSGKQLGDPVKAARAMLAAIQAENPPAHLLLGSDALMLVRAKLAGLEEEFQEWEATTVSTDG, via the coding sequence ATGGCGTTGAGCAAGATATTTCTGATCACCGGAGTCAGCAGCGGATTCGGCCGCGCGCTGGCGCAAGAAGCGCTGGCCGCTGGCCATACGGTGGTGGGCACGGTAAGAAGCGCAGAGGCAAAGCGCGATTTCGAATCGCTTTCCGAAGCGGCCCATGGACGCGTGCTGGACGTCACCCACTTCGACCGCATTGACGATGTCGTGTCCGAAATCGAAACCAGCGTCGGACCCATCGACGTCCTGGTCAACAACGCGGGCTATGGGCACGAGGGCGTGATGGAAGAATCGCCGCTATCGGAAATGCGCCGACAGTTCGACGTGAACGTATTCGGCGCCGTCGCCATGATGAAGGCCGTGCTGCCCTTCATGCGCGCGCGACGACGTGGCCACATCCTGAACATCACGTCCATGGGCGGACACCTCACCATGCCGGGCATCGCCTATTACTGCGGCAGCAAATTCGCGCTGGAAGGCATTTCGGAAACCCTCGGCAAAGAGGTCAAACCCTTGGGCATCGCCGTCACTGCCGTGGCGCCGGGTTCGTTCCGTACCGACTGGGCCGGCCGCTCAATGACACGCACCCCGCGTTCCATCCCGGACTACGACACCATCTTCGACCCTATCCGGCAGGCACGTGAAGAGAAAAGCGGCAAGCAGCTTGGCGACCCGGTGAAGGCCGCCCGTGCGATGCTTGCCGCGATCCAGGCTGAGAATCCTCCGGCACATCTATTGCTGGGCAGCGATGCGTTGATGCTGGTGCGGGCCAAGCTTGCCGGGTTGGAAGAGGAGTTTCAAGAATGGGAGGCGACTACGGTGTCGACGGATGGGTGA